The following proteins come from a genomic window of Nocardioides albertanoniae:
- a CDS encoding ribosomal protein L7/L12 produces MDVVGVVALFGLVLVYFAIESSEKKVRSEVSRRIDRLESKVDLLLKQAGLEEPALPREEEILALARSGKKIQAIKVYREVTGAGLAEAKNEVERLT; encoded by the coding sequence ATGGATGTCGTCGGCGTCGTCGCTCTGTTCGGTCTGGTCCTGGTCTACTTCGCGATCGAGTCGTCGGAGAAGAAGGTCAGGTCGGAGGTGTCGCGCCGGATCGACCGGCTCGAGAGCAAGGTCGACCTGCTCCTGAAGCAGGCGGGGCTGGAGGAGCCGGCGCTCCCGCGCGAGGAGGAGATCCTGGCGCTGGCGCGCTCGGGCAAGAAGATCCAGGCGATCAAGGTCTACCGCGAGGTGACGGGCGCGGGGCTGGCCGAGGCCAAGAACGAGGTCGAGCGACTCACCTGA
- the hemG gene encoding protoporphyrinogen oxidase — protein MRVIVVGAGIAGLSAARDLSLKGHRVTVLESSDRVGGKVRGESVAGQLVDVGAEAMLNRRPEGVALAREIGLEVVHPTDAKSSIWSRGSLRPIPRSIMGVPLDLAGLESSGLLSEETLEVVRREPTLPPADTDVDTSIGDLIAARFGDETADRLAEPLLAGVYAGHARSISVAAAAPQLFKLAERGSLLEAAAALPSSTVPVFAGIEGGMSRLPAALAEGLDVRFDVPVTKVTRTAQGFLVEAGDEAETADAVVVATPAPVAARLLASTAPSAARELAGIETASVAVVTFAFPDLPAALAGKSGFLVPPVEDCAIKASTFSFAKWAWVGERGHYLRTSIGRHGEPPSDDDDRLVADSLAALERIAGITAKPSDVHVQRWPDALPQYPVGHLDRVARIRGAVRGVPGLALAGASYDGVGIPATIGSGHRAANAIA, from the coding sequence GTGCGTGTCATCGTCGTTGGGGCAGGGATCGCGGGGCTGAGCGCGGCCCGTGATCTGTCGCTGAAGGGGCATCGGGTCACGGTGCTGGAGAGCTCCGACCGGGTCGGCGGAAAGGTCCGCGGTGAGTCGGTCGCCGGCCAGCTGGTCGACGTCGGCGCCGAGGCGATGCTCAACCGGCGGCCCGAAGGGGTCGCGCTCGCCCGGGAGATCGGTCTCGAGGTGGTGCACCCGACCGACGCGAAGTCGTCGATCTGGTCGCGGGGGTCGCTGCGGCCGATCCCGCGCTCGATCATGGGGGTGCCGCTCGACCTGGCCGGCCTGGAGTCGTCGGGCCTCCTCTCCGAGGAGACCCTCGAGGTCGTACGCCGCGAGCCCACGCTCCCGCCGGCGGACACCGACGTCGACACCTCGATCGGAGACCTCATCGCCGCCCGCTTCGGCGACGAGACGGCCGACCGGCTCGCCGAGCCGCTGCTCGCCGGGGTCTACGCCGGCCATGCTCGCTCGATCTCGGTGGCGGCGGCCGCCCCGCAGCTGTTCAAGCTGGCCGAGAGGGGCTCGCTGCTCGAAGCCGCTGCCGCGCTCCCGAGCTCGACGGTGCCGGTGTTCGCCGGGATCGAAGGTGGCATGTCGCGCCTGCCCGCCGCGTTGGCGGAGGGGTTGGACGTGCGGTTCGACGTGCCCGTCACCAAGGTCACGCGCACGGCACAGGGTTTCCTCGTCGAGGCCGGCGACGAGGCCGAGACGGCAGACGCGGTCGTGGTCGCGACGCCTGCCCCGGTTGCCGCGAGGCTGCTCGCCTCGACCGCTCCGTCGGCTGCTCGCGAGCTGGCGGGCATCGAGACCGCGAGCGTCGCGGTGGTCACCTTCGCCTTCCCCGACCTGCCCGCCGCGCTGGCCGGCAAGTCCGGATTCCTCGTGCCGCCGGTCGAGGACTGCGCGATCAAGGCCTCCACCTTCTCCTTCGCGAAGTGGGCATGGGTGGGAGAGCGCGGCCACTACCTGCGTACGTCGATCGGACGCCACGGCGAGCCGCCCTCCGATGACGACGACCGCCTGGTCGCCGACTCCCTCGCGGCCCTCGAACGGATCGCGGGCATCACCGCGAAGCCGTCCGACGTGCACGTCCAGCGATGGCCCGACGCGCTCCCGCAGTATCCGGTCGGCCACCTCGACCGCGTCGCCCGCATCCGCGGCGCCGTACGCGGCGTGCCCGGTCTCGCTCTCGCCGGAGCCTCCTACGACGGCGTCGGCATCCCGGCGACGATCGGCTCCGGCCATCGGGCCGCGAACGCGATCGCCTGA
- a CDS encoding alpha/beta hydrolase — MSDRLPLRARALAFLQARLVKVPTTAEEMIALRNQREGFRTGPVVGFLFGRPADVEIEETYVDGRRLLIYTPRGLSGPAPVVINFHGGGWCLGTPEQSAWVSSNVAAETGSIVVAPSYRLAPEHPFPAGVEDAWSTVEWVAKHVDDLGGDPSKISVMGDSAGGNLAAVVSLMARDAGGPPIRAQVLIYPAVEMYETFPSEAANADGPVLTSKQMSTFGHLYMGSRYGDETWQASPMRADSHADLPPAHIITALHDPIRDHGTLYADALRAAGTPVDLVDYGTAFHGFMSLPGVAPVAKEALAAIITFLRDLD; from the coding sequence ATGAGTGACCGCCTGCCGCTGCGCGCCCGAGCCCTCGCCTTCCTCCAGGCCCGCCTGGTCAAGGTGCCGACCACCGCGGAGGAGATGATCGCGCTGCGCAACCAGCGTGAGGGTTTCCGCACCGGACCGGTCGTCGGCTTCCTCTTCGGGCGCCCCGCCGACGTCGAGATCGAGGAGACGTACGTCGACGGGCGACGTCTCCTGATCTACACGCCCCGCGGGCTCAGCGGGCCCGCTCCGGTGGTCATCAACTTCCACGGCGGCGGCTGGTGCCTCGGCACCCCGGAGCAGAGCGCCTGGGTGTCGAGCAACGTCGCCGCCGAGACCGGCTCGATCGTGGTCGCACCGTCCTACCGACTGGCCCCCGAGCACCCGTTCCCGGCCGGGGTCGAGGACGCCTGGTCGACGGTGGAGTGGGTGGCGAAACACGTCGATGACCTGGGCGGAGACCCTTCGAAGATCTCGGTGATGGGCGACAGCGCCGGCGGCAACCTCGCGGCCGTCGTCTCGCTGATGGCGCGCGACGCGGGCGGTCCCCCGATCCGCGCCCAGGTGCTGATCTATCCGGCGGTGGAGATGTATGAGACCTTCCCCTCCGAGGCCGCCAACGCCGACGGCCCGGTGCTGACCTCGAAGCAGATGAGCACGTTCGGCCACCTCTACATGGGTTCGCGCTACGGCGACGAGACCTGGCAGGCCTCTCCCATGCGCGCCGACTCCCACGCCGACCTGCCGCCGGCCCACATCATCACCGCCCTGCACGACCCGATCCGCGACCACGGCACCCTCTATGCCGACGCCCTGCGTGCGGCCGGAACACCGGTCGACCTCGTCGACTACGGCACCGCGTTCCACGGCTTCATGTCGCTGCCCGGCGTCGCCCCGGTCGCCAAGGAGGCTCTCGCCGCGATCATCACCTTCTTGCGCGATCTCGACTGA